One Streptomyces hundungensis DNA segment encodes these proteins:
- a CDS encoding FAD-dependent oxidoreductase, giving the protein MRQRIGTIGGGPGGLTFARVLHRHGIPVTVFERDTAPDARPAGGTLDLHEGMGQLAMGKAGLLAEFQALARPEGQAMRILDTDGTVLRDWRPGPDERANPEIDRGHLRDLLLGPLDVQWGRGVARVEPEGRNGATVHFADGRQETFDLVVGADGAWSRTRPAVSPATPQYTGVTAMETFLDDVDDRHPDLARLIGGGSVAVYGVHRSLVAQRNSGGHVKVYARFRAPLDWHAHLDLTDVEAVRSHLLARFHDWAEPVLDLLRHGTAFVHRPLHVLPVSHTWTHVPGVTLLGDAAHLMPPLGAGANLAMLEGAELAETIALGPDDLDDAVRAFEERMWVRAARWARITTAGLERLVSADPTEALALFDQVQPS; this is encoded by the coding sequence ATGAGACAGCGTATCGGAACCATCGGGGGTGGCCCCGGCGGGCTCACCTTCGCCCGCGTCCTGCACCGCCACGGCATCCCCGTGACCGTCTTCGAACGCGATACCGCCCCCGACGCCCGACCCGCGGGCGGCACGCTCGACCTGCACGAAGGGATGGGCCAGCTCGCCATGGGAAAGGCGGGGCTGTTGGCGGAGTTCCAGGCGCTGGCCCGTCCCGAGGGGCAGGCCATGCGCATCCTGGATACGGATGGAACCGTACTGCGCGACTGGCGGCCCGGCCCGGACGAACGGGCCAACCCGGAGATCGACCGCGGACACCTGCGTGACCTGCTGCTCGGGCCCCTCGACGTCCAGTGGGGGCGAGGGGTGGCACGGGTGGAGCCGGAGGGTCGGAACGGCGCCACGGTGCACTTCGCCGACGGGCGGCAGGAGACGTTCGACCTCGTCGTCGGCGCCGACGGCGCCTGGTCCCGGACCCGCCCCGCGGTGTCACCGGCGACACCGCAGTACACCGGGGTCACCGCGATGGAGACCTTCCTGGACGACGTCGACGACCGCCACCCCGACCTCGCCCGCTTGATCGGCGGCGGCTCGGTGGCCGTGTACGGCGTGCACCGCTCCCTCGTCGCCCAGCGCAACAGCGGCGGGCACGTCAAGGTGTACGCCAGGTTCCGCGCACCGCTCGACTGGCACGCGCACCTGGACCTGACCGACGTCGAGGCCGTGCGGTCGCATCTGCTGGCCCGCTTCCACGACTGGGCGGAGCCCGTCCTCGACCTCCTGCGCCACGGCACGGCCTTCGTCCACCGCCCCCTCCACGTCCTGCCGGTGTCCCACACCTGGACGCATGTCCCCGGGGTGACGCTCCTCGGCGACGCCGCCCATCTGATGCCTCCGCTCGGAGCAGGCGCGAACCTCGCGATGCTGGAAGGCGCCGAACTCGCCGAGACCATCGCCCTGGGGCCGGACGACCTCGACGACGCCGTCCGTGCCTTCGAGGAAAGGATGTGGGTGCGGGCCGCCAGATGGGCACGCATCACGACGGCGGGCCTTGAACGCCTGGTCAGCGCGGACCCGACGGAAGCCCTCGCCCTCTTCGACCAGGTCCAGCCATCCTGA
- a CDS encoding TetR/AcrR family transcriptional regulator, with translation MTVWDRPEPTTRPVPLDRERIVAAALALADEGGLEAVSVRKVAARLDAGPMRLYRFVSSKEELFDLMVNEVQGEIVPEGQPADWRETLSALAHRTRQAALRHEWLADLLGGRPALGPNGLAVAEATLAAFDGLVDVDTAMRAVETVSAYYIGAIRREIANLRAERATGLSKHDWQRASGPHLTHMLATGDFPALAKMVHDGTHVDAETSFTTGLEWILDAVSAKIGPPA, from the coding sequence ATGACTGTGTGGGACCGTCCGGAACCGACGACTCGCCCCGTGCCGCTCGACCGGGAGCGCATTGTCGCCGCCGCCCTGGCGCTGGCCGACGAGGGCGGGCTTGAAGCGGTGTCGGTACGCAAGGTGGCGGCCCGCCTGGACGCCGGCCCGATGCGGCTCTACAGATTCGTCTCCTCCAAGGAGGAGTTGTTCGACCTCATGGTGAACGAGGTCCAGGGCGAGATCGTCCCGGAGGGGCAACCGGCGGACTGGCGCGAGACGTTGAGTGCCCTGGCCCACCGCACGAGGCAGGCCGCTCTGCGTCATGAGTGGCTCGCCGACCTGCTCGGCGGCCGTCCGGCCCTCGGCCCGAACGGTCTCGCCGTGGCCGAGGCGACGCTCGCCGCCTTCGACGGCCTCGTGGACGTCGACACCGCCATGCGCGCCGTGGAGACCGTCAGCGCCTACTACATCGGCGCGATCCGACGGGAGATCGCCAACCTGCGGGCCGAGCGCGCCACGGGTCTGTCCAAGCACGACTGGCAGCGCGCGTCCGGCCCGCACTTGACGCACATGCTGGCCACGGGCGACTTCCCAGCGCTGGCCAAGATGGTCCACGACGGTACGCACGTGGACGCCGAGACATCCTTCACGACCGGCCTGGAGTGGATCCTCGACGCGGTGTCCGCCAAAATCGGCCCGCCCGCCTGA
- a CDS encoding NTP pyrophosphohydrolase, producing MSGRPVLIVDAANVVGSVPDGWWRDRKGAAERLRDRLAERHVGEEVVLVVEGAARGVESVPGVRVESASGSGDDLIVELAAAHADRPCTVVTADRELRERVRAYGAECVGPRTVRPA from the coding sequence ATGAGCGGGCGCCCCGTGCTGATCGTCGACGCGGCGAACGTCGTCGGATCCGTGCCCGACGGCTGGTGGCGCGACCGCAAGGGAGCGGCGGAGCGCCTGCGGGACCGACTTGCCGAACGGCACGTTGGCGAGGAGGTCGTCCTCGTCGTCGAAGGAGCGGCCCGGGGCGTCGAGTCCGTGCCCGGAGTGCGGGTCGAGTCCGCGTCGGGCAGCGGGGACGACCTCATCGTCGAACTCGCCGCCGCCCATGCCGACCGTCCCTGCACGGTCGTGACCGCGGACCGCGAGCTGCGCGAACGGGTCAGGGCGTACGGCGCCGAGTGTGTCGGCCCCCGTACGGTGCGGCCCGCCTGA
- the glgX gene encoding glycogen debranching protein GlgX produces METWPGRPYPLGAVHDGAGTNFALFSEAAERVELCLFDDRGAERRVPLTDADGSVWHAYLPGVGPGQRYGYRVHGPYRPSEGLRCDPAKLLLDPYATAVDGQLDGDPSLLSADPENPGTPNGLDSAGHGMFGVVTDRSFDWEGDRRPGHPYHESVIYEAHVRGLTMRHPSVPKELRGTYAGLAHPEVIDHLKELGVTAVELMPVHQFTQDGFLVDRGLSNYWGYNTIGFFAPHNGFAAAGTRGQQVVEFKEMVKSLHAAGIEVILDVVFNHTAEGNDQGPTLSFRGIDNAAYYRLVDDDPAHYFDTTGTGNSLLMRHPNVLQLIMDSLRYWVTEMRVDGFRFDLAATLARQFHEVDRLSAFFDLVQQDPVISQVKLIAEPWDIGDGGYQVGNFPALWSEWNGHYRDTVRGFWRGDDDTLADFASRLTGSSDLYQHDRRRPRASVNFVVAHDGFTLRDLVSYDSKHNEANGEDNRDGADDNRSWNCGVEGETDDPNVRELRSRQQRNLLATLLLSQGVPMLAHGDELGRTQGGNNNAYCQDNELSWVDWELDDERRGLLDFARRVVALRHAHPGLRRRHFPVGPTPDTPPERAEVVWLRPDACQLDDDDWKRGDAHALAVYLCADKPMERDARGRPVTDDTFLLLFNSYREPIDFRLPPAAFGEEWQLVLDTADPAADADGAPITAEAEFPMEAHSLRVLRRDRRE; encoded by the coding sequence ATGGAGACGTGGCCTGGTCGTCCTTATCCGCTCGGTGCCGTTCACGACGGCGCCGGAACCAACTTCGCCCTCTTCTCCGAGGCGGCCGAACGGGTGGAGCTCTGCCTGTTCGACGACCGGGGCGCCGAGAGACGCGTGCCGCTCACCGACGCCGACGGTTCGGTGTGGCACGCGTATCTGCCGGGGGTCGGCCCCGGGCAGAGGTACGGCTATCGGGTGCACGGGCCGTACCGCCCTTCCGAGGGCTTGCGCTGCGACCCGGCGAAGCTGCTCCTCGACCCGTACGCCACCGCCGTCGACGGGCAACTCGACGGCGACCCCTCGCTGCTCAGCGCCGACCCGGAGAACCCCGGGACGCCCAACGGCCTGGACAGCGCCGGGCACGGGATGTTCGGCGTCGTGACGGACCGCAGCTTCGACTGGGAGGGGGACCGGCGCCCGGGCCACCCCTACCACGAGTCCGTCATCTACGAAGCTCACGTACGTGGTCTGACGATGCGTCATCCGAGCGTGCCGAAGGAGCTGCGCGGCACCTACGCGGGCCTCGCGCACCCCGAGGTGATCGACCACCTCAAGGAATTGGGCGTCACCGCCGTGGAGTTGATGCCGGTGCACCAGTTCACGCAGGACGGCTTCCTCGTGGACCGCGGCCTGTCGAACTACTGGGGCTACAACACCATCGGGTTCTTCGCGCCGCACAACGGCTTCGCGGCGGCCGGCACCCGGGGGCAGCAGGTCGTGGAGTTCAAGGAGATGGTGAAGTCCCTGCACGCCGCCGGGATCGAGGTCATCCTGGACGTGGTGTTCAACCACACGGCGGAGGGCAACGATCAGGGGCCCACACTGTCGTTCCGGGGCATCGACAACGCCGCCTACTACCGTCTCGTCGACGACGACCCGGCGCACTACTTCGACACCACCGGTACCGGCAACTCCCTGCTGATGCGGCATCCGAACGTCCTCCAGCTCATCATGGACTCGCTGCGGTACTGGGTCACGGAGATGCGCGTCGACGGCTTCCGCTTCGACCTCGCGGCCACGCTGGCGCGTCAGTTCCACGAGGTGGACCGCCTTTCGGCCTTCTTCGACCTGGTCCAGCAGGATCCGGTGATCAGCCAGGTCAAACTCATCGCCGAACCCTGGGACATCGGGGACGGCGGCTATCAGGTGGGCAACTTCCCGGCCCTGTGGTCGGAGTGGAACGGCCACTACCGCGACACCGTACGCGGCTTCTGGCGGGGCGACGACGACACCCTGGCCGACTTCGCGTCCCGGCTCACCGGCTCCTCCGACCTCTACCAGCACGACCGGCGACGGCCACGTGCGAGCGTCAACTTCGTGGTGGCACACGACGGTTTCACCCTGCGCGACCTCGTCTCGTACGACAGCAAGCACAACGAGGCCAACGGCGAGGACAACCGGGACGGCGCGGACGACAACCGGTCCTGGAACTGCGGGGTCGAGGGTGAGACCGACGACCCGAACGTGCGGGAGCTGCGGTCGCGCCAGCAGCGCAACCTGCTCGCGACCCTCCTGCTCTCGCAGGGCGTACCCATGCTCGCCCACGGCGACGAGTTGGGACGCACCCAGGGCGGCAACAACAACGCCTACTGCCAGGACAACGAACTCTCCTGGGTGGACTGGGAGTTGGACGACGAGCGGCGCGGGCTGCTCGACTTCGCCCGGCGCGTGGTCGCCCTGCGCCACGCCCACCCCGGGCTGCGCCGGCGCCACTTCCCCGTGGGCCCGACCCCGGACACCCCGCCCGAGCGCGCCGAGGTGGTCTGGTTGCGGCCCGACGCGTGCCAGCTGGACGACGACGACTGGAAGCGCGGCGACGCACACGCCCTCGCGGTGTATCTGTGCGCCGACAAGCCGATGGAACGCGACGCCCGGGGACGACCCGTCACCGACGACACGTTCCTGCTGCTGTTCAACAGCTACCGGGAGCCCATTGACTTCCGTCTGCCGCCGGCGGCGTTCGGCGAGGAGTGGCAGCTGGTGTTGGACACGGCCGACCCGGCGGCGGACGCGGACGGCGCGCCGATCACGGCGGAGGCCGAATTCCCGATGGAGGCCCACAGTCTGCGGGTGCTGCGGCGCGATCGAAGGGAGTGA
- the arsM gene encoding arsenite methyltransferase — MTEPHIDLRETVRRRYAAAAVQVTEGGTTCCGPQAIEVDDNFGSTLYAADERDTLPAEAVAASLGCGNPTAVADLHEGERVLDLGSGGGIDVLLSARRVGPTGKAYGLDMTEEMLALALANQKKAGATNVEFLKGTIEAIPLPANTIDVVISNCVINLSTDKPAVFAEMIRVLKPGGRIGISDVVADDELTPAQRAERGDYVGCIAGALSFGEYRRGLEAVGFTHIELRPTHAVADGMHSAIVRATKPITSDESGSSTAGDSCCGVTACCTTAEQADDPNSTVAEAKSASGCDCA; from the coding sequence ATGACCGAGCCCCACATCGACCTCCGCGAGACCGTCCGCCGACGTTACGCCGCGGCTGCCGTGCAGGTCACCGAGGGTGGAACCACCTGTTGCGGGCCGCAGGCCATCGAGGTCGACGACAACTTCGGCTCCACCCTCTACGCCGCCGACGAGCGCGACACCCTGCCCGCCGAAGCCGTCGCCGCCTCGCTCGGCTGTGGCAACCCGACCGCCGTCGCCGACCTCCACGAGGGCGAACGCGTCCTGGACCTCGGCTCCGGCGGCGGCATCGACGTCCTGCTCTCCGCCCGTCGCGTCGGCCCCACCGGAAAGGCGTACGGCCTGGACATGACCGAGGAGATGCTCGCCCTCGCGCTGGCGAACCAGAAGAAGGCGGGCGCCACCAACGTCGAGTTCCTCAAGGGCACCATCGAGGCGATCCCGCTCCCCGCGAACACGATCGACGTCGTGATCTCCAACTGCGTCATCAACCTGTCCACCGACAAGCCCGCCGTCTTCGCCGAGATGATCCGGGTCCTCAAGCCCGGCGGCCGGATCGGCATCTCCGACGTCGTCGCCGACGACGAACTCACCCCGGCCCAGCGGGCGGAGCGCGGCGACTACGTCGGCTGCATCGCCGGGGCCCTCTCCTTCGGGGAGTACCGCCGAGGCCTCGAAGCCGTCGGCTTCACCCACATCGAACTTCGCCCCACCCATGCCGTCGCCGACGGCATGCACTCCGCGATCGTCCGCGCCACCAAGCCCATCACCAGCGACGAGTCCGGGTCGAGCACGGCCGGCGACTCCTGCTGCGGCGTCACCGCCTGCTGCACGACCGCCGAACAGGCCGACGACCCGAACAGCACCGTCGCCGAAGCCAAGAGTGCATCCGGCTGCGACTGCGCCTGA
- a CDS encoding ArsR/SmtB family transcription factor, translating into MSKQELAVLGQDGAACCPALLTAPMGQDQAEELAKVFKALGDPVRLRLLSMIASQEDGEICVCDLTPAFDLSQPTISHHLKLLKQAGLIDSERRGTWVYYRPLPAMTDKLAAVLTRPQAADLHSPSEPAGAAS; encoded by the coding sequence ATGTCGAAACAAGAATTGGCGGTGCTCGGCCAGGACGGGGCGGCCTGCTGCCCGGCCCTGCTGACTGCGCCGATGGGACAGGACCAGGCCGAAGAACTGGCGAAGGTGTTCAAGGCTCTGGGTGATCCGGTCCGTCTCCGCCTGCTGTCGATGATCGCTTCGCAGGAGGACGGGGAGATCTGCGTGTGCGACCTGACCCCGGCCTTCGATCTGTCGCAGCCGACGATCTCCCATCACCTCAAGCTCCTGAAGCAGGCCGGACTGATCGACTCCGAGCGGCGCGGGACCTGGGTGTACTACCGCCCCCTGCCCGCGATGACGGACAAGCTCGCCGCGGTCCTCACCCGGCCGCAGGCCGCCGATCTCCACTCCCCGAGCGAACCGGCCGGAGCGGCCTCGTGA
- the arsB gene encoding ACR3 family arsenite efflux transporter — translation MTRPSAAPTGSVAGRLSLVDRFLAVWILVAMAAGLGLGRLVPGLGDVLAKVTVTGVSLPIALGLLVMMYPVLAKVRYDRLDTVTRDKRLLVPSLAINWLVGPAVMFTLAWIFLPDLPEYRTGLIIVGLARCIAMVIIWNDLACGDREAAAVLVALNSVFQVIAFATLGWFYLSVLPGWLGLEQTALDVSVWEIARSVLIFLGVPLIAGFATRKLGEKARGRSWYETQLLPRIGPFALYGLLFTIVVLFALQGEAITSRPLDVVRIALPLLVYFAVMWAGSMALGKAVGLGYPRATTLAFTAAGNNFELAIAVAIATFGATSGQALAGVVGPLIEVPVLIALVYVALAARRFFPQPDPVAYPLAPVEEGSPSV, via the coding sequence GTGACCCGGCCGAGTGCCGCCCCGACGGGTTCGGTGGCCGGGCGACTCTCGCTGGTGGACCGCTTCCTGGCCGTGTGGATCCTCGTGGCCATGGCCGCCGGCCTCGGTCTCGGCCGTCTGGTGCCGGGCCTGGGGGACGTACTGGCGAAGGTGACCGTCACCGGCGTCTCGCTGCCGATCGCGCTCGGCCTGCTGGTGATGATGTACCCGGTGCTGGCCAAGGTCCGCTACGACCGCCTCGACACGGTCACCCGCGACAAGAGACTGCTGGTTCCGTCGCTCGCCATCAACTGGCTCGTCGGCCCTGCGGTGATGTTCACCCTGGCCTGGATCTTCCTGCCGGACCTGCCGGAGTACCGGACCGGGCTGATCATCGTCGGGCTCGCCCGCTGTATCGCCATGGTCATCATCTGGAACGACCTCGCCTGCGGTGACCGCGAGGCCGCCGCCGTGCTCGTCGCCCTCAACTCGGTGTTCCAGGTGATCGCGTTCGCCACCCTGGGCTGGTTCTACCTCTCCGTCCTGCCCGGCTGGCTCGGTCTGGAGCAGACCGCGCTGGACGTGTCGGTGTGGGAGATCGCCCGCAGCGTGCTCATCTTCCTCGGCGTCCCGCTGATCGCCGGTTTCGCGACCCGCAAGCTGGGCGAGAAAGCGCGGGGCCGGAGCTGGTACGAGACGCAACTGCTCCCGAGGATCGGCCCGTTCGCCCTGTACGGGCTGCTGTTCACGATCGTGGTGCTGTTCGCCCTCCAGGGCGAGGCGATCACCTCCCGTCCCCTCGACGTGGTGCGGATCGCGCTGCCGCTGCTGGTGTACTTCGCCGTCATGTGGGCCGGGTCGATGGCGCTGGGCAAGGCCGTGGGCCTGGGGTATCCGCGGGCGACCACGCTGGCCTTCACCGCCGCGGGCAACAACTTCGAACTCGCCATCGCGGTGGCGATCGCCACCTTCGGCGCGACCTCCGGCCAGGCCTTGGCCGGCGTGGTCGGTCCCCTCATCGAGGTGCCGGTGCTGATCGCGCTGGTCTATGTCGCCCTGGCCGCCCGTCGCTTCTTCCCCCAACCCGACCCGGTGGCCTACCCGTTGGCCCCCGTCGAGGAAGGTTCCCCCAGTGTCTGA
- a CDS encoding metallophosphoesterase family protein — protein sequence MLNRVAVLSDIHGVLPALEAVLAEPDVRAADRIVLTGDITAGPQPRQVLDLLIGLGDRIVWISGNADRELLEYRRGQRDSIPDPLAPWAAEQLREDHLDLLGRLPRSLSLPVRGLGEVLFCHATPRDDEEIVLVDSPLERWQEVFSELDSDIRTVVCGHTHMPFVRLAHGRLVINPGSIGMPYGRAGAHWALLGPGVDLRSTSFDVEAAITQVTQDSSYPEIAEWADYFLRARATDADALGIFAPRGGHSDAP from the coding sequence ATGTTGAACCGAGTAGCCGTCCTGTCCGACATCCACGGAGTGCTGCCCGCTCTGGAGGCCGTGCTCGCCGAACCAGACGTAAGGGCCGCCGATCGCATCGTGCTGACCGGCGACATCACCGCCGGCCCGCAGCCCCGTCAGGTCCTCGACCTGCTGATCGGTCTCGGCGACCGCATCGTCTGGATCAGCGGCAACGCCGACCGTGAACTCCTCGAATACCGCCGTGGCCAACGCGATTCGATCCCCGATCCCCTTGCTCCCTGGGCCGCCGAACAGCTACGCGAAGACCATCTCGACCTACTCGGCCGGCTGCCCCGATCGCTCTCCTTGCCCGTGCGCGGCTTGGGGGAGGTGCTGTTCTGCCATGCCACCCCGCGTGACGATGAAGAGATCGTCCTCGTGGACTCACCCCTCGAACGCTGGCAAGAGGTCTTCAGCGAACTCGACTCCGATATTCGCACCGTGGTCTGCGGACATACACACATGCCGTTCGTCCGCCTCGCCCACGGCCGACTCGTGATCAACCCCGGCAGCATCGGCATGCCCTATGGCCGGGCGGGAGCCCACTGGGCGCTGCTGGGCCCCGGCGTCGACCTACGCTCGACCAGCTTCGACGTGGAGGCCGCCATCACCCAGGTCACGCAGGACTCCTCCTACCCCGAGATCGCCGAGTGGGCCGACTACTTCCTTCGCGCTCGGGCAACCGACGCTGACGCTCTGGGAATCTTCGCGCCGCGGGGCGGCCACAGTGATGCGCCGTGA
- a CDS encoding class I SAM-dependent methyltransferase has product MTDTKPLSSTAGYGEAADTLVEQYESVSFADVHRDVLHLFPVRPSAILDIGAGSGRDAAALARQGHMVVAAEPTAELRALGQRIHGDRKFEWVDDSLPEMRMLRSRAQRFDLILLTAVWMHLDALQRALAMKSITDMLAREGRVVLSLRHGPVPAGRRMFDVSVRETVDLARGHGLRVVHHSEREDPHARHGVRWSYLGLQQETAADTPVQRGQRRSSRFHRSS; this is encoded by the coding sequence GTGACCGATACCAAGCCCCTTTCCAGTACCGCCGGTTATGGCGAAGCCGCGGACACGCTGGTCGAGCAGTACGAGAGCGTCTCCTTCGCCGATGTCCACCGCGACGTACTGCACCTGTTCCCCGTGCGACCCAGCGCGATCCTCGACATCGGAGCAGGCAGCGGCCGCGATGCCGCCGCACTGGCCCGCCAGGGACACATGGTCGTCGCCGCTGAACCTACGGCGGAACTCCGTGCCCTGGGTCAACGGATCCATGGTGACCGGAAGTTCGAGTGGGTCGATGATTCGCTGCCCGAAATGCGGATGCTTCGCAGTCGCGCCCAGCGGTTCGACCTGATTCTTCTGACGGCTGTATGGATGCATCTGGACGCGCTCCAGCGGGCGTTGGCGATGAAGAGCATCACCGACATGCTGGCTCGCGAAGGACGCGTAGTCCTGTCCCTGCGACACGGCCCCGTCCCGGCCGGCCGGCGGATGTTCGACGTTTCGGTGCGCGAAACGGTCGACCTCGCGCGTGGCCACGGCCTGAGGGTGGTGCACCACAGCGAGCGGGAGGACCCGCATGCCCGGCATGGCGTGCGCTGGAGCTACTTGGGATTGCAGCAGGAGACTGCCGCCGATACCCCAGTCCAGCGCGGTCAACGCCGTTCATCCCGATTTCATCGGTCTTCGTAA
- a CDS encoding IS701 family transposase has product MAELGVGLVGQWDGVLAGLHARFASRFVRSEPRARALAYMRGLIAPLERKNGWTLAERAGDRLPIGMQRLLGEADWDADAVRDDVRDYVVETIGDKDGVLIGDDTGFLKKGVRSAGVQRQYSGTAGRTENCQVGTFLAYASPKGRALIDRELYVPASWTDDRERCRDAGIPDEVLFATKTEHFKAMLLRAVEAGVPFAWVTADEAYGQSKSLRCWMEQRAISHVMCVKTSDTVITRGMGERRVDDLVTGLAPQAWKRLSAGKGSHGERMYQWARIPIRIWWENGHGHWVLARRSLKDPTDLAYYVCYGPVATRLKDLVRVAGARWAVEECFQTAKGECGLDHYQVRLYHAWYRHITLAMAALAALTAVRACELSKGETAVA; this is encoded by the coding sequence ATGGCTGAGCTCGGGGTGGGGTTGGTTGGGCAGTGGGACGGGGTGCTGGCGGGTTTACATGCCAGGTTCGCGTCGCGTTTCGTGAGGTCGGAGCCTCGTGCGCGGGCGCTTGCGTATATGCGAGGCCTGATCGCTCCATTGGAGCGGAAGAACGGCTGGACTCTGGCGGAACGGGCTGGTGACCGGCTGCCGATCGGGATGCAGCGGCTGTTGGGCGAGGCGGACTGGGACGCGGACGCAGTCCGTGACGATGTGCGGGACTACGTTGTGGAGACGATCGGTGACAAGGACGGCGTCCTGATCGGGGACGACACTGGCTTCCTGAAGAAGGGTGTGCGCTCGGCCGGCGTCCAGCGGCAGTATTCCGGAACGGCTGGACGTACGGAAAATTGCCAGGTCGGCACCTTTCTGGCCTACGCCTCGCCGAAAGGCCGGGCTCTGATCGACCGGGAGCTGTATGTGCCCGCCTCGTGGACGGACGACCGTGAGCGGTGCCGGGACGCGGGGATTCCGGACGAGGTGTTGTTCGCGACGAAGACGGAGCACTTCAAGGCCATGCTCCTTCGTGCGGTGGAGGCCGGCGTCCCGTTCGCGTGGGTCACCGCGGACGAGGCCTACGGACAGTCGAAATCCCTCAGGTGCTGGATGGAACAGCGGGCCATCAGCCATGTGATGTGCGTGAAGACCAGCGACACCGTCATCACCCGCGGCATGGGTGAACGCCGTGTCGACGACCTCGTCACCGGTCTCGCGCCGCAGGCGTGGAAGCGCCTGTCCGCCGGGAAGGGATCCCATGGCGAGCGCATGTACCAGTGGGCGCGGATCCCGATCCGGATCTGGTGGGAGAACGGCCACGGCCACTGGGTCCTGGCCCGCCGGAGCCTCAAAGACCCCACGGACCTCGCCTACTACGTCTGCTACGGCCCCGTCGCTACCCGGCTGAAAGACCTGGTCAGGGTGGCCGGCGCCCGCTGGGCAGTCGAAGAATGCTTCCAGACCGCGAAGGGCGAGTGCGGCCTGGACCACTACCAAGTCCGTCTCTACCACGCCTGGTACCGGCACATCACCCTGGCCATGGCCGCCCTCGCGGCCCTCACCGCCGTCCGCGCCTGCGAACTCTCAAAAGGGGAAACAGCGGTGGCCTGA